A stretch of Methanobrevibacter sp. YE315 DNA encodes these proteins:
- the thiI gene encoding tRNA uracil 4-sulfurtransferase ThiI yields MNYDLIIARYGEIGVKSSKIRARFERKLVKNIKATFECKVERNQGRIYIYPKDFDEAIEKLNRVFGVVSYSPAVSTRTAYNEIDNVLASYAEDLMSENMLDKNTKFAIKCRRVGSHDFSSQEMAARCGNIVRNVVDAPVDLSNPDLTIFVEVRGDDTYIFHEKIKGPGGLPLGTQGKVVCLVSSGIDSPVAAYLMMKRGCEVIALHCNNDPFSGPKVTENFNLLIDQLDNYSNGAPIKRRVIDYGEYLTAAKQNAPEKMTCVLCKSGMYKIAEKLAQKLGADAIVDGSSLGQVASQTLPNILATRYGVDIPILSPLMGLDKLEITEIAIKIGTFEISKIDDGGCSAVPRYPQTHADLDNVKKACEDMNQENEIEKAFENIRRL; encoded by the coding sequence ATGAATTATGATTTGATTATCGCAAGATATGGAGAAATAGGTGTTAAAAGTTCCAAAATTAGGGCACGCTTTGAAAGAAAATTAGTAAAAAACATTAAAGCAACTTTTGAATGTAAAGTTGAGAGAAATCAGGGAAGAATATATATTTATCCAAAAGATTTCGATGAGGCTATTGAGAAATTAAATAGGGTATTTGGTGTTGTATCATATTCCCCTGCAGTTTCAACACGAACTGCCTATAATGAAATTGATAATGTATTGGCTTCTTATGCTGAGGATTTAATGTCTGAAAATATGTTAGACAAAAACACTAAATTTGCCATTAAATGTCGCCGTGTCGGGTCACATGATTTTTCTTCACAGGAGATGGCTGCACGCTGTGGAAATATTGTTAGAAATGTTGTTGATGCTCCTGTTGATTTGTCTAATCCTGATTTGACAATCTTTGTGGAAGTCAGAGGAGATGACACCTATATTTTCCATGAAAAAATAAAGGGGCCTGGAGGCTTGCCTTTAGGAACCCAGGGTAAAGTAGTCTGTCTGGTTTCAAGTGGAATAGACTCTCCAGTTGCAGCATATCTGATGATGAAGAGAGGCTGTGAAGTTATTGCGCTCCATTGTAATAATGATCCATTTTCTGGCCCGAAAGTTACTGAAAACTTTAATCTGTTAATTGATCAGCTTGATAATTATTCAAATGGTGCTCCGATAAAAAGAAGGGTCATTGATTATGGGGAATATTTGACTGCTGCTAAACAGAATGCACCAGAGAAAATGACCTGTGTTTTATGCAAATCCGGAATGTATAAGATTGCTGAAAAATTGGCTCAAAAATTAGGGGCTGATGCAATCGTTGATGGCAGTAGCTTAGGTCAGGTTGCCTCACAAACTCTACCAAACATTTTGGCTACCCGTTATGGTGTGGACATACCGATATTATCACCATTAATGGGGCTTGATAAACTGGAGATAACGGAAATTGCAATAAAAATCGGAACATTTGAAATCTCAAAGATTGATGATGGCGGATGCAGTGCAGTACCAAGATATCCTCAAACACATGCCGATTTGGACAATGTAAAAAAAGCATGTGAAGATATGAATCAGGAAAATGAAATTGAAAAAGCTTTTGAAAATATTCGAAGATTATAA
- the thiS gene encoding sulfur carrier protein ThiS, translated as MEYKLKFKDINETRQLKENFTIKDLLNELEVSSQTTVVKQNGEITIEETVINEGDEIQLVQIIYGG; from the coding sequence ATGGAATACAAATTAAAATTTAAAGATATAAATGAAACAAGACAACTTAAGGAAAATTTTACAATAAAAGATTTATTAAACGAATTGGAAGTATCCTCCCAAACAACTGTCGTAAAGCAAAACGGTGAGATTACGATAGAAGAAACTGTTATAAATGAGGGAGATGAAATTCAATTGGTTCAGATTATTTATGGCGGATGA
- a CDS encoding aldo/keto reductase: MEYFKLNNGEKIPALNFGVYEIDIDKTKEAVLKALDIGYRAIDNAQIYYNEKEVGKAIKESDVPREEIFLTSKNWVSNAGYDKTIKAFNKTLEDLQTDYLDLLLIHQPYGDYYGSYRALQDLQKEGKVISIGLSNFYPDRLIDLVMNNDVLPQVNQVETTPYFQQYEANEVMKKLGVSHQAWGPFSEGMDNLFENPILKEIADKYSKSTGQVILRWLIDRDISIACRSVREDRMKENIDIFDFKLSKTDIEKIKEIDRGESPFIDHTDPETVEEFNEEII; encoded by the coding sequence TTGGAATATTTTAAATTGAATAATGGGGAGAAAATACCTGCTTTAAACTTTGGTGTTTATGAAATAGACATTGATAAAACTAAAGAAGCTGTATTAAAAGCATTAGATATTGGATATAGGGCAATTGATAACGCACAAATATATTATAATGAAAAAGAAGTTGGAAAAGCCATTAAGGAATCGGATGTTCCTCGAGAAGAGATATTTCTAACAAGTAAAAATTGGGTAAGTAATGCGGGCTACGACAAGACAATTAAAGCATTTAATAAAACATTGGAAGACCTGCAAACTGATTATCTTGATTTACTTTTAATTCACCAACCTTATGGAGATTATTATGGGTCATACCGGGCATTGCAAGACTTACAAAAAGAAGGAAAGGTAATATCTATCGGTTTATCCAATTTTTATCCGGACAGATTGATTGACTTGGTGATGAATAATGATGTTTTACCACAAGTAAACCAGGTTGAAACAACTCCGTATTTCCAACAATATGAAGCTAATGAGGTTATGAAAAAATTAGGAGTTTCACATCAGGCATGGGGACCGTTTTCAGAGGGTATGGATAATCTTTTTGAAAATCCAATACTCAAGGAAATAGCTGACAAATATTCAAAAAGTACTGGACAAGTAATTTTAAGATGGCTTATTGACAGGGATATTTCCATTGCATGCAGATCTGTTCGTGAAGACAGAATGAAAGAAAATATTGATATTTTTGATTTTAAATTATCAAAAACAGATATTGAAAAGATAAAAGAAATAGATAGGGGTGAGAGTCCTTTCATTGACCATACTGACCCTGAAACTGTTGAAGAATTTAATGAAGAGATAATTTAA
- a CDS encoding sodium-dependent transporter, whose product MSNKNEWNSNLSFLLAMIGSAIGLGNIWRYPYVLYSNGGGTFYIPYFIAILLLGIPFLILEYGVGYNYKSSFAKAITQINSKWQYLGWFIPVTVFIFTVYYSVVLAWDGLYVVLSFSKAWGSNPNAYFATTLLQSSQNFTGLLNFIPLIGIVIAIVWIIIWFISHRGLEKGIGNVSKVLVPLLFIVMMALVGFSLTLPGAAIGLNELFNPNWQLLTKFDIWMAAFAQIIFSISLGMSISFTYASYIKEDTDLITNTLIITFANAIFENIAALGVFSVLGYMSLHSGTAVHDLVTQGIGIVFIVYPTVFNILGQWGFILGPLFFLTVYLAGFTSILSSIEPLSFSIQNKFNISRSKTITFLIIVGALLAMPFATSFGQTLLEYVDTFINLIALLLAIFFECIIFAWMFKAEKLIDFLNSRSKTFKLGKWWLIIVKYILPMFILIIWIGGIIDVVPNWTFSQLILSVLCGIFLLVTTLIFTILPAKDENWNEKQERI is encoded by the coding sequence ATGTCTAATAAAAATGAATGGAACAGCAATCTATCATTTCTTTTAGCAATGATAGGTTCTGCAATAGGGCTTGGAAACATTTGGAGATATCCTTACGTACTTTATTCTAATGGAGGTGGAACTTTTTATATTCCATATTTTATAGCTATTTTATTGCTAGGTATTCCTTTTTTAATTTTAGAATATGGTGTTGGATATAATTACAAATCATCATTTGCAAAAGCTATTACACAAATTAACTCTAAATGGCAATATCTAGGTTGGTTTATACCAGTTACTGTTTTTATTTTTACAGTTTATTACTCAGTAGTCCTTGCATGGGACGGACTTTATGTAGTTTTAAGTTTTTCTAAAGCTTGGGGTTCTAATCCTAATGCATACTTTGCAACAACACTTTTACAGTCTTCACAAAATTTCACAGGTTTATTGAATTTCATTCCATTAATAGGAATTGTCATAGCAATTGTATGGATAATTATTTGGTTTATTTCACATCGAGGATTGGAAAAAGGGATAGGCAATGTTTCTAAAGTATTAGTTCCATTATTATTTATTGTAATGATGGCTCTAGTTGGATTTTCTTTAACTTTGCCTGGTGCAGCTATTGGGTTAAATGAATTGTTCAATCCTAATTGGCAGTTATTGACAAAGTTTGATATTTGGATGGCTGCATTTGCTCAAATTATATTTTCTATTAGTCTGGGCATGTCAATTTCATTTACTTATGCAAGTTATATTAAAGAGGATACGGATTTAATTACAAATACCCTAATAATAACTTTTGCTAATGCAATATTTGAAAATATTGCTGCTTTAGGAGTATTTTCAGTTTTAGGTTATATGTCTCTGCATTCAGGAACTGCTGTTCATGATTTGGTAACGCAGGGGATTGGTATTGTATTTATTGTTTATCCAACAGTATTTAATATATTAGGTCAGTGGGGTTTTATTTTAGGACCATTATTCTTTTTAACAGTTTATTTAGCGGGATTTACAAGTATTTTATCCTCAATTGAACCATTATCATTTTCAATTCAAAATAAATTCAATATCTCAAGATCCAAAACAATAACATTTTTAATTATTGTTGGAGCGCTCTTGGCTATGCCTTTTGCAACGTCATTCGGTCAAACTTTACTTGAATATGTAGATACATTCATAAATCTTATAGCATTACTATTGGCCATATTTTTTGAATGTATTATTTTCGCTTGGATGTTTAAAGCTGAAAAATTAATTGACTTTTTAAATTCCAGAAGCAAAACATTTAAACTCGGCAAATGGTGGTTGATTATTGTAAAATATATTCTTCCAATGTTTATTTTAATTATTTGGATTGGAGGAATTATAGATGTTGTACCTAACTGGACTTTCAGTCAGTTGATTTTATCAGTTTTATGTGGAATATTTTTGTTGGTTACAACTTTAATTTTTACAATCTTGCCAGCTAAAGATGAAAATTGGAATGAAAAACAGGAGAGAATATGA
- a CDS encoding methanogenesis marker 8 protein: MVEDRHVIEALGKVRVVIENGEITEIGPSSGVKYCPMFHAMHGVKELNEEFIRKNINFRIKDFGMCTPQRIIEMDDSITVGISEILKTNMELGNIDCVVGACEGAGTLVMVNPRVVQGVGARVSGIISTTPIPEVIEKLQQKDCIILNPDTAELNQLKGLRLALDEGYKNIAITILSSPMVEEIRNYPIDDDVNVYILVAHTTGTSPDDAKMLFDNADIVTACSSKSISDYTDKYKPYYYGLKVPIFCASEKGRELLDNRLKKIGKPLSNNNYPRNKDDISYDLI, from the coding sequence ATGGTTGAAGACAGACATGTAATAGAAGCACTCGGAAAAGTGCGTGTAGTAATCGAAAATGGTGAAATAACTGAAATTGGACCCTCTTCAGGCGTTAAATACTGTCCAATGTTTCATGCAATGCATGGAGTAAAGGAATTAAACGAGGAATTCATACGCAAAAACATCAATTTCAGAATCAAAGACTTTGGAATGTGCACACCACAAAGAATAATAGAAATGGATGATTCCATTACAGTAGGGATATCTGAAATTTTAAAAACCAACATGGAATTGGGAAACATTGATTGTGTTGTAGGAGCTTGTGAAGGAGCTGGAACGTTAGTCATGGTCAATCCTCGTGTTGTACAGGGTGTTGGCGCAAGAGTATCTGGTATTATAAGCACTACTCCAATTCCTGAAGTAATTGAAAAGTTACAACAAAAGGATTGTATAATTTTAAACCCAGATACTGCTGAGTTAAATCAATTAAAAGGATTAAGATTGGCTTTAGATGAAGGATACAAAAATATTGCAATAACAATACTTTCTTCACCAATGGTTGAAGAAATTAGAAATTATCCTATAGATGATGATGTAAATGTGTATATTCTCGTTGCACATACAACCGGAACAAGTCCTGATGATGCTAAAATGCTATTTGATAATGCAGATATTGTAACCGCTTGCTCATCAAAATCCATTTCAGATTATACCGATAAATACAAACCTTATTATTATGGATTGAAAGTTCCGATATTCTGTGCCAGCGAAAAGGGACGTGAATTATTGGATAATAGACTTAAAAAGATAGGTAAACCTTTATCCAATAATAATTATCCACGAAATAAGGATGATATTTCATATGATTTAATTTAA